From a single Candidatus Abyssobacteria bacterium SURF_5 genomic region:
- a CDS encoding sigma-70 family RNA polymerase sigma factor, whose amino-acid sequence MRKQRKPNRPSAKAVHKTSRTSKAVARKLKTNEARVTGASGAPAAADKEGQHPELSFEKVLQLTDGEDYKFVKTDSEESPEHLEEIESLHEHDGVEEEIVGEPREVRIPRERSSGEDLLRLYFRDIGKIPLLSDQGVIEIAKRIEKARKKSDKPALRKAKSELVTANLRLVVSIAKKFSNCGMPLLDLIQAGNMGLMKAVEGFDYKMGFKFSTYASKWIQASITRTISNQVRTVRIPVNVIPALKRVDRTSRKLTRELGRRPTIAEISKGSGVESDKIRSMAEIPQRSISLDFPVDGDNGDCTLGEILGDTHSPSTSDVVDKHFFREHLEGVMKDALDAREQEVLKLRYGLEDGTEHTQSEIAEYLKLSRQRVSQIENKALLRLRHHARSHSLRSFLN is encoded by the coding sequence ATGCGTAAACAAAGAAAACCCAACCGACCCTCCGCAAAAGCCGTCCACAAGACTTCCCGAACCTCCAAGGCAGTAGCCAGAAAGTTAAAGACGAACGAAGCGCGAGTCACCGGTGCATCAGGCGCGCCCGCGGCTGCCGACAAAGAGGGACAGCATCCCGAGCTTTCGTTTGAGAAAGTGCTCCAATTGACAGACGGGGAAGATTACAAATTTGTAAAAACCGACAGTGAGGAATCGCCGGAGCATCTGGAGGAAATCGAGTCTCTTCATGAGCATGACGGAGTAGAGGAAGAGATTGTTGGCGAGCCAAGAGAGGTTCGAATTCCGCGAGAGCGGTCATCAGGCGAAGACCTGCTCCGCCTATACTTTCGCGATATTGGAAAGATCCCCCTTCTGTCCGATCAAGGGGTTATCGAAATAGCCAAACGGATCGAAAAAGCGCGCAAGAAAAGCGACAAGCCGGCGCTGAGAAAAGCCAAATCCGAGTTGGTGACGGCGAATCTGCGATTGGTGGTTAGTATAGCGAAGAAATTTTCGAATTGCGGGATGCCTCTTCTCGATCTTATTCAGGCCGGCAACATGGGCCTGATGAAAGCGGTAGAGGGCTTTGACTATAAGATGGGGTTTAAATTCAGCACGTACGCGTCCAAATGGATTCAGGCATCCATCACACGGACGATTTCCAATCAGGTGCGTACAGTCCGAATTCCGGTAAACGTGATTCCCGCACTGAAGCGGGTGGACCGGACGAGCCGGAAACTGACGAGAGAACTGGGCAGACGGCCGACGATCGCGGAGATCTCGAAAGGCTCCGGGGTGGAAAGCGACAAGATCCGGTCGATGGCGGAGATTCCGCAGCGCTCGATTTCTCTTGATTTTCCAGTAGATGGAGATAATGGAGATTGCACCCTTGGCGAAATTCTCGGCGACACGCACAGCCCGTCGACTTCCGACGTGGTCGACAAGCACTTTTTCCGCGAGCATCTTGAAGGCGTAATGAAGGATGCCCTTGATGCGCGCGAGCAGGAAGTACTCAAACTAAGGTACGGCCTCGAGGACGGTACCGAGCACACGCAATCCGAGATAGCCGAGTACTTGAAATTATCACGCCAGCGCGTATCCCAGATCGAGAACAAGGCGCTTTTGCGGTTGCGCCACCATGCTCGCAGCCATTCTTTGAGGAGTTTTCTCAATTAG
- a CDS encoding alanine--tRNA ligase: MKGNELRESFLDFFRVRGHTIKPSWPLVPPDDPTLLFTSAGMVQFKKEFLGEIPLKFTRAATCQKCFRTSDIDNVGKTTRHHTFFEMLGNFSFGDYFKEESIAWGWEYVTKELGIRKERLWVSVFRDDDEAIDIWKKFVPAGRILRMDEKDNFWAMGPTGPCGPCSEIYYDYGEGIGCGRPDCRPGCDCDRYVEIWNHVFTQFDRQPDGALQPLPKRNIDTGMGLERIAAVMQDTRSNFGTDLFLPIIEYAASLTGVDPADAVEQYRVMADHVRALTFLISDGVLPSNEGRGYVERRILRRAVQRGRDLGMQEPFLYRLVGSVVDIYKPAYPELEGKREHVSRLIKTEEERFLETLTQGLGLLRDIMNDLSQAGKKEINGAQLFRLYDTYGFPVELTQEIAAAEGFTLDQAGFESEMSKQRERARAAFTGYEAAGELQIYTDLSQKVPPAEFVGYSELQADAKIMALLVNGSPAESAEAETDVEVILDVTPFYSEAGGQIGDTGRLISPGVEAEVVNTKEPVQGLRVHKVKLKKGGLRIGLQVVAQVDESLRRDTAAHHSATHLLQSALREVLGEHVYQAGSLVAPDHFRFDYAHYTAPDRRQLRRVEMLLNQRIRENLPVQAVVMPFEEAKRQGAIALFGEKYGDQVRMVKMGDVSRELCGGTHVHSTGEIGLCLLISESSIAAGMRRIEAVCASAAYRRVREGEDILQEAAGYANAPRENLPDRIRQLLEEKKKQEKELARLKRAVVADKVDDLLARAVEVDGVKVLAVRLDDQETTQMRNTADSLKAKLKSGVVVIGGVSEGKVILIATVTKDLSHKVHAGNLIKDVARIVGGGGGGRPDMAQAGGKDASKIAEALDEVPRAVDRMVKGA; the protein is encoded by the coding sequence ATGAAAGGAAACGAACTTCGAGAGAGTTTTCTCGATTTTTTCCGCGTAAGAGGGCACACGATAAAGCCGAGTTGGCCGCTGGTGCCGCCCGACGACCCGACGCTCCTGTTTACGAGCGCCGGAATGGTTCAGTTCAAGAAAGAGTTTCTGGGCGAAATTCCACTCAAATTCACCCGTGCCGCAACCTGCCAGAAATGTTTTAGAACATCCGATATTGATAATGTCGGGAAAACCACCCGGCATCACACATTTTTTGAGATGCTTGGCAACTTCTCCTTCGGCGATTATTTCAAAGAGGAGTCAATCGCCTGGGGCTGGGAATATGTGACAAAGGAGCTTGGCATACGCAAGGAGCGGCTCTGGGTGAGCGTTTTTCGGGATGACGATGAGGCGATCGACATCTGGAAAAAATTTGTGCCGGCCGGGCGAATTTTGCGGATGGACGAAAAGGATAATTTCTGGGCGATGGGCCCGACCGGGCCATGCGGCCCCTGCTCTGAGATCTATTACGATTATGGCGAAGGCATCGGCTGCGGCAGGCCAGATTGCCGCCCCGGATGCGACTGCGACCGATACGTGGAGATCTGGAACCACGTCTTCACTCAGTTCGACCGCCAGCCCGACGGTGCGCTTCAGCCGCTTCCGAAAAGGAATATTGACACGGGGATGGGACTTGAGCGGATAGCGGCAGTGATGCAGGATACCCGATCGAACTTCGGGACGGACCTGTTTCTGCCGATAATCGAATATGCGGCATCTCTTACCGGCGTCGATCCGGCCGACGCGGTCGAGCAGTATCGGGTGATGGCCGATCACGTGCGGGCTCTCACCTTCCTCATCAGTGACGGAGTGCTTCCTTCGAATGAAGGAAGAGGATATGTTGAACGAAGGATTCTCAGGCGGGCGGTCCAGCGCGGACGCGATCTCGGGATGCAGGAACCTTTTCTGTACCGTCTGGTCGGTTCCGTCGTTGACATTTATAAACCGGCGTATCCCGAACTCGAGGGCAAGCGCGAACATGTTAGCCGCTTGATCAAGACAGAGGAGGAGCGGTTCCTCGAAACGCTCACGCAAGGACTCGGCCTGCTCCGAGATATCATGAATGATCTCAGCCAAGCCGGGAAAAAGGAGATCAATGGCGCTCAGCTCTTCAGGCTCTATGACACCTATGGGTTTCCGGTCGAGCTGACGCAGGAGATAGCCGCCGCCGAAGGTTTTACACTTGATCAGGCAGGCTTCGAATCGGAGATGAGCAAGCAGCGAGAGCGAGCGCGTGCGGCTTTTACCGGTTATGAGGCTGCTGGAGAACTGCAGATATACACCGACCTGTCGCAGAAAGTTCCGCCGGCCGAGTTCGTTGGCTATTCAGAACTTCAAGCTGATGCGAAGATCATGGCGCTTCTTGTGAACGGCTCACCGGCAGAGTCCGCCGAGGCGGAGACGGACGTCGAAGTGATTCTCGATGTCACCCCATTTTATTCTGAGGCAGGCGGCCAGATAGGAGACACCGGGCGGTTGATTAGCCCCGGCGTTGAAGCCGAAGTAGTGAACACGAAGGAGCCGGTGCAGGGGCTGAGGGTTCACAAGGTGAAGCTGAAGAAGGGCGGGCTTCGAATCGGCCTGCAGGTTGTGGCTCAGGTTGACGAGAGCCTGCGGCGCGACACCGCGGCCCACCATTCAGCGACGCATCTGTTGCAGAGCGCCCTCAGAGAAGTGCTGGGAGAACACGTGTATCAAGCGGGCTCTCTGGTTGCGCCGGATCATTTTCGTTTCGATTACGCGCATTATACCGCTCCCGACAGGAGGCAGCTTCGTCGGGTCGAGATGCTGCTCAACCAGCGCATTCGCGAAAACCTTCCGGTGCAGGCTGTTGTCATGCCGTTCGAGGAAGCAAAGCGTCAGGGGGCAATCGCGCTGTTCGGGGAGAAGTATGGCGACCAGGTGCGCATGGTGAAAATGGGCGACGTCAGCAGAGAACTCTGCGGAGGGACCCATGTGCATTCCACGGGCGAGATTGGACTGTGTCTGCTGATCTCGGAGTCATCGATAGCCGCCGGAATGCGTCGAATCGAAGCGGTCTGTGCGAGCGCCGCATATCGAAGGGTACGGGAAGGCGAGGATATTTTGCAGGAAGCGGCGGGCTATGCGAACGCGCCGCGCGAAAACCTTCCGGACCGTATTCGCCAGTTGCTTGAAGAAAAGAAGAAACAGGAAAAGGAACTAGCGCGCTTAAAACGAGCGGTGGTTGCCGACAAGGTGGACGATCTGCTTGCGAGAGCGGTCGAAGTCGACGGTGTGAAGGTGCTGGCTGTTCGTCTGGACGATCAGGAAACGACCCAAATGCGAAACACCGCCGATTCGCTCAAGGCAAAATTAAAATCCGGCGTCGTTGTCATCGGCGGGGTGTCCGAGGGCAAAGTAATCTTGATCGCGACGGTTACGAAGGATCTTAGCCACAAAGTGCATGCCGGCAACCTGATCAAGGACGTGGCCCGAATAGTAGGAGGCGGCGGCGGCGGACGTCCGGACATGGCTCAAGCCGGCGGCAAAGATGCATCCAAGATCGCCGAGGCGCTCGATGAAGTGCCACGAGCAGTAGACCGCATGGTCAAGGGCGCCTGA